GGAGTTGAAGGTCGAGAAAAATATTTCCGCCTTTATCTTATCTCCAGGGCCGGGTTCTCCGGGTGAAGCCAAACTCAGTCGGGACGTTGTTGCTCACTTTTACGATAAAAAGCCGATCTTTGGGGTTTGCCTTGGTCATCAAGTGATTTGTGAGGTCTTTGGGGCTCAAGTGGGGTTAGCTCATCGAGTGATGCATGGAAAGACCTCGCTCGTGCAACACGATAATTTAGGACTTTTTAAAGATCTGCCGCAAAACTTTAAAGCCAATCGTTATCATTCTTTGATTGCAGACTCTAAAAATTGGCCCGAGGACCTTAAGGTTTCAGGTTGGACTCAATTTAATGAACATCGAGAGATTATGGGAGTTCGACATCGCAAGTTCCCGGTGGAAGGAGTTCAATTTCACCCTGAGTCGGTTTTAACTCCTCAGGGTGATCTTTTGATCGAGAACTTTCTTAAAACGATTAATCTTTCTTAGCGATTTGATCGACTTCTTCGATCTGCGCATTTTTAATCAAAAAGTCGTAAACTTTTTCTTCAGTCATTTGATTTTGAAGTTGGTCGAGACCTTTTCTTTCGGAATAGAACTTTTTGATCTGAGCTTTTTCCATGCCCCACTTGGCGGCCATTTCTCCTAAGCGATCATCGACGTCTTTTTCTGTGGCTCGGATGTTCTCTTCTTTCGCCAGTTGATCCGTCAGGAAGCCCGCTTGAACGGTAAATTTAGCGGCGCTATCAAAGTCCATTCCGGATTGTTTTTGGAATTCCGAGAAGTCGTCGTCGCTGATCCCTTGGGATTTGAGGCGATTTCTGTAGTCTTCGATAATGGCTTCGCGGTTGGCTTCGAACAGAGACTTAGGAACTTCGACGGGGTTTGCTTCTACAAACGCGCGAATAATCGCTTCGCGAAGATTCGTCTCAGAAACGTTCTTCTTTTGCATTTCGATATCATTGCGAAGAGTTTGCTTAAAGTCTTCTAGAGACTTCGCGTTCACTTT
The nucleotide sequence above comes from Bdellovibrionales bacterium. Encoded proteins:
- a CDS encoding aminodeoxychorismate/anthranilate synthase component II, with translation MIWLIDNYDSFTYNLVESLRRLNAPVKVVFNDQLSIEELKVEKNISAFILSPGPGSPGEAKLSRDVVAHFYDKKPIFGVCLGHQVICEVFGAQVGLAHRVMHGKTSLVQHDNLGLFKDLPQNFKANRYHSLIADSKNWPEDLKVSGWTQFNEHREIMGVRHRKFPVEGVQFHPESVLTPQGDLLIENFLKTINLS
- the tig gene encoding trigger factor, whose amino-acid sequence is GHMLEIGSNQFIPGFEEGLVGMKKGESREVTISFPADYHVEKLRSQPVTFKVDLQDIKTKVLPELNDEFFGKVNAKSLEDFKQTLRNDIEMQKKNVSETNLREAIIRAFVEANPVEVPKSLFEANREAIIEDYRNRLKSQGISDDDFSEFQKQSGMDFDSAAKFTVQAGFLTDQLAKEENIRATEKDVDDRLGEMAAKWGMEKAQIKKFYSERKGLDQLQNQMTEEKVYDFLIKNAQIEEVDQIAKKD